A single window of Streptomyces aquilus DNA harbors:
- a CDS encoding thiopeptide-type bacteriocin biosynthesis protein, which translates to MPTDRLNQPARPQALLHAVLDVIAGGDTDTAAARAGLESSDLDAAIAVYQQAGQQALAQQSGPPAWRQLYIQFTDWDKAEQTAADHLVPVLDLAQQDGLITGWWFIRKHPCWRMRLLPAFGTQLSPALADMLDKLTAAGQVHRWWPGIYEPETAAFGGDTSMTIAHALFHADSHAILTTAHGELGRRELSLLLCATLMRAAGLEWYEQGDVWHRVTRERPLPSDVPAVKVHAMADSLRQLLIADTSPLGPMLQSDRTLKPAAEWVSAFREAGSDLGTAARDGALDRGLREVIAYHVIFHWNRIGLSARTQSVLAHAAHTAILHPADPTERPMP; encoded by the coding sequence ATGCCTACTGATCGACTGAACCAGCCAGCCCGCCCGCAAGCACTCCTGCACGCGGTGCTGGACGTCATCGCCGGCGGCGACACGGACACCGCCGCAGCCCGCGCCGGACTCGAGTCCTCTGACCTGGACGCCGCCATCGCCGTCTACCAGCAGGCCGGGCAACAGGCCCTCGCCCAGCAGTCGGGACCCCCAGCATGGCGTCAGCTGTACATCCAGTTCACCGACTGGGACAAAGCCGAGCAGACCGCCGCCGACCACCTCGTCCCCGTCCTGGACCTGGCCCAACAGGACGGTCTGATCACCGGGTGGTGGTTCATCCGTAAGCACCCGTGCTGGCGGATGCGGCTGCTCCCGGCCTTCGGGACACAGCTCTCCCCGGCACTGGCCGACATGCTCGACAAACTCACAGCAGCCGGACAAGTCCACCGCTGGTGGCCCGGCATCTACGAACCCGAAACCGCAGCGTTCGGCGGCGACACCAGCATGACCATCGCCCACGCCTTGTTCCACGCCGACAGCCACGCCATCCTCACCACCGCCCATGGCGAGCTGGGCCGCCGGGAGTTGTCACTGCTGCTGTGCGCCACCCTGATGCGCGCCGCCGGACTGGAGTGGTACGAGCAAGGAGACGTCTGGCACCGCGTCACCCGGGAACGGCCCCTTCCCTCAGACGTACCGGCCGTCAAAGTCCACGCCATGGCCGACAGTCTGCGGCAGCTGCTCATCGCTGACACCAGCCCCTTGGGGCCCATGCTCCAGTCGGACCGCACCCTCAAGCCCGCCGCCGAGTGGGTGAGCGCGTTTCGGGAGGCCGGAAGTGACCTTGGCACAGCCGCCCGGGACGGAGCCCTCGACCGGGGCCTGCGCGAGGTCATCGCCTACCACGTGATCTTCCACTGGAACCGGATCGGCCTGTCCGCCCGCACCCAGAGCGTTCTCGCTCACGCGGCACATACCGCGATCCTGCATCCCGCTGACCCCACGGAAAGGCCGATGCCGTGA